A single Bacteroidota bacterium DNA region contains:
- a CDS encoding fatty acid desaturase, whose protein sequence is MAHNKYAGFSLACRMMGLVIAVVILCTWGLSVAFGLSVAHNWASPLSWLWVAVQTHLYTGLFITAHDAMHGTVHPRAQVNRLVGWLAAGLFAYNYYPLLIRKHHQHHRFVATAADPDFHTGSFLRWYLSFLRQYIRWPQLLLMALTFNVLKYFFPLENVLLFWMLPAVLSTFQLFVFGTWLPHRGTPANAHHARSQRKNHLWAFVSCYFFGYHYEHHHHPGTPWWRLWAYKA, encoded by the coding sequence ATGGCGCACAACAAGTATGCCGGTTTCTCCTTAGCTTGCCGAATGATGGGTCTTGTTATTGCAGTTGTTATACTGTGTACGTGGGGGCTTTCAGTCGCGTTTGGTCTTTCTGTAGCGCACAATTGGGCTTCGCCCCTCAGCTGGCTGTGGGTGGCTGTGCAGACCCACCTATATACGGGCTTGTTTATCACCGCCCACGATGCGATGCACGGAACGGTGCACCCCCGCGCTCAGGTAAATAGGCTTGTGGGCTGGCTTGCGGCCGGGCTTTTTGCTTACAACTATTATCCCTTGCTCATCCGGAAGCATCATCAGCACCACAGGTTTGTGGCCACCGCTGCCGACCCCGATTTTCATACCGGCAGCTTCCTCCGTTGGTACCTAAGCTTTTTGCGGCAGTACATCCGCTGGCCCCAGCTCCTGCTCATGGCCCTTACCTTCAATGTATTGAAGTATTTCTTTCCACTAGAGAACGTGCTGCTGTTCTGGATGCTGCCTGCGGTGCTATCTACCTTTCAGCTCTTTGTTTTTGGCACTTGGCTGCCCCATCGCGGCACCCCTGCCAATGCACATCATGCCCGCAGCCAGCGCAAGAATCACCTCTGGGCCTTTGTCAGCTGCTACTTCTTTGGCTACCACTACGAGCACCACCACCACCCGGGTACACCCTGGTGGCGCCTGTGGGCCTACAAGGCCTGA